The Amblyomma americanum isolate KBUSLIRL-KWMA chromosome 5, ASM5285725v1, whole genome shotgun sequence genome window below encodes:
- the Ype gene encoding yippee zinc finger protein has translation MGRIFLEHLGGSRLFSCASCDTILTNRSELISTRFTGATGRAFLFNKVVNLNFSEVQDRVMLTGRHMVRDVSCKNCDTKLGWVYEFATEETQRYKEGRVILERALVTESDGIEEHLGN, from the exons ATGGGGCGCATCTTTTTGGAGCACCTCGGAGGCTCCCGGCTCTTCTCATGCGCAAGCTGCGACACCATTCTGACCAATCGCAGCGAACTCATCAGCACGAGGTTCACGGGCGCTACGGGAAGGGCCTTCCTTTTCAACAAAGTGGTCAACCTGAATTTCAG CGAGGTGCAAGACCGTGTGATGCTGACTGGCCGACACATGGTGCGTGATGTGTCCTGCAAGAACTGCGACACCAAGCTTGGCTGGGTCTACGAGTTTGCCACTGAGGAAACCCAGCGGTACAAGGAGGGCCGCGTGATTCTTGAGCGGGCACTCGTGACGGAAAGCGATGGCATCGAGGAGCATTTGGGCAATTGA
- the LOC144133393 gene encoding uncharacterized protein LOC144133393, with product MGRGDARSDSDDSVQWEEFFGPSLEISGSLLAMYDTLASELRSDGSSCPPPTRAPPPSRRPLSSSSDCSSSSSSSSSLLPPGLGGVKKSYLASVESLEDDIPAALRGNRALCRATFADSSAAAMHRGLLTHPHGGEPGCGPDQPSYLDRVLLEVVDTERTYVRDIGAIVEGYLKPLSQMTDSKIKPEDLKSLFSNIESIYTFNSGFLEQLEKCGFDPVSIARCFVTNSCGFSVYTEFCTSYPKTVSTLTELVGKAESAEIFKARQTSLHHSLPLGSYLLKPVQRILKYHLLLQNIVKHVDKDSPGYPDVKNALSVMTGIAYHINDMKRRHEHAVRVQEIQSLLYGWQGEDLTTFGELVAEGCFRMLGAKALRHLFLFDKMLLVAKKREQGILHYKTHVVCSNLMLIESIQGEPLCFQVVPFNSPDYQYSFQARSLEQKREWCLQLKRAIIESFSAVIPNHAKQLVLELGQNDRALLCDRGPVKKTLAAPEYLKKRRYDRRKSESSLHRALQLSRGARKARLTKSCSCQPVSCQRVSTLDPAELPCTTEYTLSGTPTATNQSSDQSQPTTSRSSAPCCANNPETPMPERPEPRTNSKEPWPRWKHYPGAGVDTSDTENEDGTCVVDVRRLLRYRPPACTADHRAEELPGEYVTFEFASRHISQQSYGAGNTDLTTLWARLGAHGPSSPSGSSLVQRSHSFTEVVQSGAKPGCSGEAGIYDGPPRQFRRENSVPEEWLNSLEEHLPPNACKRCGSLPRSFRHDDPSSDAGSKTRQLRDRMERLRLQAPEQRPFTIASDQPSRVDFIDGPGKYMLQGHSEFSSQELNPAPSVENLASSVVHPEHRIYRRDTLHGSSWRNALLGLGTKLTRGLWSPHLSEPVRNGEDHLNHGSSRDSVRSNDSRLAQLKAIGSFGKACANVIHSRAKHLSRFSSYCVQGNATAAARIAHQKEPDYCIPQTILAILNKNEGADSPRQEVDKDWKSAPSTPNPGIVIELDDDTDSEHSDSSADSYYERTFEAMEDVLADDMFRDSAIYSDPEEVSGSEHELAAKASLSRRKISDKLQTVPERQCENAQVSAQESAKVPKPESKPSSCMSSSIEPTAFRQKGWVKQIVDKFQAGTTPTS from the exons GCCCGTCGCTTGAAATTAGCGGCTCTCTGCTTGCTATGTACGACACCCTTGCATCTGAGCTGCGCTCCGATGGGTCCTCCTGCCCGCCGCCGACTCGTGCACCGCCACCTTCCCGTCGCCCGCTCAGCTCTAGCTCAGACTGCTCTTCATCTTCGTCCTCATCGTCCTCTCTGCTGCCCCCTG GACTGGGTGGTGTGAAAAAGTCCTACCTGGCTAGTGTTGAAAGTCTGGAAGATGACATTCCTGCTGCCCTGCGCGGGAACCGAGCCCTATGTCGTGCCACGTTTGCTGATAGCAGTGCTGCGGCCATGCATAGAGGCCTGCTCACCCATCCCCATG GGGGCGAGCCCGGCTGCGGTCCAGACCAGCCCAGCTACCTGGACCGTGTGCTGCTTGAAGTCGTGGACACGGAAAGGACGTACGTGCGCGACattggtgccatagtggag ggatATTTGAAACCGCTGTCACAAATGACCGACAGCAAGATCAAGCCAGAGGACCTGAAGAGCCTTTTCAGCAACATAGAAAGCATCTACACATTCAATAG TGGATTCCTGGAACAGCTTGAAAAGTGCGGCTTTGACCCGGTGTCCATCGCTCGATGCTTTGTGACCAACAGTTGTGGCTTTTCTGTCTACACAGAATTCTGCACAAGTTATCCCAA GACGGTCTCTACTTTGACAGAGCTGGTTGGGAAAGCAGAGAGTGCCGAAATTTTCAAG GCTCGGCAGACCTCTCTACACCACAGCCTGCCGCTCGGATCCTACCTGCTGAAGCCTGTGCAGAGAATTCTCAAGTATCATCTGCTTCTCCAG AACATTGTTAAACATGTGGACAAGGACAGCCCGGGCTACCCAGACGTGAAGAATGCCTTGTCTGTGATGACGGGCATAGCGTACCACATCAACGACATGAAGCGAAGGCACGAGCATGCTGTACGGGTCCAGGAGATACAGTCACTGCTGTATGGCTGGCAG GGCGAGGACCTGACCACCTTTGGGGAGCTTGTGGCTGAGGGGTGCTTCCGCATGCTGGGCGCCAAGGCGCTGCGCCACCTGTTCCTCTTTGACAAGATGCTGCTGGTGGCCAAGAAGAGGGAGCAGGGCATCCTGCACTACAAGACGCACGTGGTCTGCTCCAACTTGATGCTCATCGAGAGCATCCAGGGGGAGCCCCTCTGCTTCCAGGTGGTGCCCTTCAACAGCCCCGACTACCAGTACTCGTTCCAG gccagaagtcttgaGCAGAAGCGCGAGTGGTGCCTGCAGCTAAAGCGGGCCATCATCGAGAGCTTCAGTGCCGTCATTCCGAACCATGCCAAGCAGCTGGTGCTGGAACTGGGGCAGAACGACC GAGCCCTTCTTTGTGACCGGGGGCCCGTAAAAAAGACGTTGGCGGCACCGGAGTATTTGAAGAAGCGCAGATACGACCGGCGGAAGTCGGAGAGCAGCCTGCACAGGGCCCTGCAGCTCTCTAGAG GAGCAAGAAAG GCACGTCTTACGAAGTCGTGCTCCTGCCAGCCCGTTTCATGCCAGAGGGTCAGCACATTGGACCCTGCAGAGCTCCCGTGCACCACAGAG TACACTCTGTCTGGCACACCAACAGCCACAAACCAGAGTTCAGACCAGAGCCAGCCCACCACATCTAGGTCTAGTGCACCTTGCTGTGCGAACAACCCAGAGACACCGATGCCAGAGAGACCTGAACCCAGAACCAACAGCAAGGAGCCATGGCCACGTTGGAAACACTATCCGGGAGCTGGCGTGGACACCAGTGACACAGAAAACGAAGACGGCACCTGTGTGGTGGACGTGCGTAGACTGCTTCGCTATAGGCCACCTGCGTGCACAGCAGATCACCGTGCGGAAGAACTGCCGGGAGAGTATGTTACATTTGAGTTTGCTAGTCGCCACATCAGCCAGCAGTCCTATGGTGCTGGCAACACTGACTTGACCACACTGTGGGCAAGGCTTGGCGCTCACGGTCCTTCGTCGCCATCTGGTAGTAGCCTGGTCCAGCGCAGCCACTCCTTTACTGAAGTGGTGCAGTCTGGTGCTAAGCCTGGTTGCTCTGGAGAGGCGGGCATCTACGATGGTCCTCCTCGGCAGTTCAGGAGGGAGAACAGTGTGCCTGAAGAATGGTTGAACAGCCTCGAAGAACACCTCCCTCCCAATGCCTGCAAGAGGTGTGGTTCGCTGCCACGTAGCTTTCGCCATGATGACCCAAGTTCCGATGCAGGATCCAAGACTCGGCAGCTCAGAGATCGCATGGAGCGGCTGCGGTTGCAAGCTCCAGAACAGCGGCCTTTCACGATTGCATCGGACCAGCCTTCCCGGGTGGACTTCATTGACGGTCCCGGAAAGTACATGCTTCAGGGACACAGTGAATTCAGTAGCCAAGAGTTGAATCCCGCCCCTAGTGTGGAGAACTTGGCATCCTCTGTGGTTCACCCTGAGCACCGGATTTACCGCCGGGACACTTTGCACGGCAGCTCATGGCGTAACGCACTCTTGGGCTTGGGCACAAAACTGACACGTGGCCTGTGGTCACCTCATCTGAGCGAACCTGTCCGCAATGGTGAAGATCACTTGAATCACGGATCGAGCCGGGACAGTGTACGTAGCAACGATTCTCGGCTGGCTCAACTCAAGGCTATCGGATCCTTTGGCAAAGCATGTGCGAATGTTATACATTCTAGAGCGAAGCACCTCTCTCGATTTTCGAGCTATTGCGTTCAGGGTAATGCCACAGCTGCGGCACGAATAGCACACCAGAAGGAACCTGACTATTGCATTCCTCAGACTATCCTGGCCATACTGAACAAAAACGAAGGTGCTGACAGCCCACGGCAGGAAGTTGATAAGGACTGGAAGAGTGCCCCATCGACTCCAAACCCAGGCATTGTCATAGAGCTCGATGATGACACAGACTCTGAGCACAGTGACTCATCAGCGGACAGCTATTACGAGAGAACGTTTGAGGCCATGGAGGATGTCTTAGCCGATGACATGTTTCGCGATTCGGCGATCTACAGTGACCCCGAAGAAGTCAGTGGCAGTGAACACGAGCTTGCTGCAAAGGCCAGCTTGTCAAGACGCAAGATTAGCGACAAGCTCCAGACTGTTCCAGAGCGGCAGTGCGAAAATGCCCAAGTCAGTGCCCAAGAAAGTGCAAAAGTGCCCAAGCCGGAGTCAAAGCCTAGTTCCTGCATGTCGTCCTCCATAGAGCCCACTGCATTTCGGCAGAAGGGCTGGGTGAAGCAGATTGTTGACAAGTTTCAAGCGGGCACGACACCCACCTCTTAA